One genomic window of Ottowia oryzae includes the following:
- a CDS encoding phage protein GemA/Gp16 family protein produces the protein MVAARAGDRDDQAAKIKWLWKKIGEVGGLRDASAAALLIFVGRHTGTGVDDVKFLPTADASKVIEALKAMLDRAKRAQGAAQ, from the coding sequence ATGGTGGCGGCGCGCGCGGGTGATCGAGATGACCAGGCCGCCAAGATCAAGTGGCTGTGGAAGAAGATCGGCGAAGTCGGCGGCCTGCGCGATGCCAGTGCAGCAGCGCTGCTGATCTTCGTGGGGCGCCACACAGGCACCGGTGTGGACGATGTGAAATTCCTGCCCACGGCCGATGCATCGAAGGTGATCGAAGCGCTGAAGGCCATGCTGGATCGGGCGAAGCGGGCGCAGGGGGCCGCTCAATGA
- a CDS encoding IS5 family transposase, protein MKQADLGLNLTTKRTRKREFLAEMERVVPWAALVTLITPYAPEGKRGRPPFAVETMLRIHFMQQWFTLSDPAMEESLHDVPLFREFAGLNWDTPVPDETTILRFRRLLEEHKLSAQILALVNELLGAKGLMLRAGTVVDATLIAAPSSTKNASGERDPQMKQSKKGNQWYFGMKAHIGVDAESGLVHTVRATAGSVNDVVEANTLLHGEETEAWGDAGYQGADKRPDAKAGVRWNIAMRPGKRRELDKTKLVDDLTDQLERLKASIRAKVEHPFRVIKRQFGHVKVRYRGLAKNTAQLHTLFALSNLWMMRRTLMGAQA, encoded by the coding sequence ATGAAGCAAGCGGACCTGGGCCTGAACCTGACGACCAAGCGCACACGCAAGCGCGAGTTCCTCGCAGAAATGGAACGTGTGGTGCCGTGGGCGGCCTTGGTTACCCTGATCACGCCCTATGCGCCTGAAGGCAAGCGCGGTCGTCCACCGTTTGCCGTGGAGACGATGCTGCGCATCCATTTCATGCAACAGTGGTTCACGCTGAGCGATCCGGCGATGGAAGAGTCGCTGCACGACGTGCCTTTGTTCCGCGAGTTCGCAGGCTTGAACTGGGACACACCGGTGCCCGACGAGACCACGATCCTTCGATTCCGCCGGCTGTTGGAGGAACACAAGCTCAGCGCCCAGATCCTGGCGCTGGTCAACGAGCTGCTGGGAGCCAAAGGCCTGATGCTGCGCGCCGGCACGGTGGTGGACGCCACGTTGATCGCCGCGCCCAGCTCGACCAAGAACGCCTCGGGCGAGCGCGACCCGCAGATGAAGCAGAGCAAGAAAGGCAACCAGTGGTACTTTGGCATGAAGGCCCACATCGGTGTGGATGCCGAATCGGGCCTGGTGCACACGGTGCGCGCAACGGCTGGCAGCGTGAACGATGTGGTCGAGGCCAACACGCTGCTGCATGGAGAAGAAACCGAGGCCTGGGGTGACGCAGGCTACCAAGGAGCGGACAAGCGCCCTGATGCCAAAGCCGGCGTGCGCTGGAACATCGCCATGCGTCCAGGCAAACGCCGCGAACTGGACAAGACCAAGCTCGTCGACGATCTGACCGACCAACTCGAACGCCTGAAGGCCAGCATCCGGGCCAAGGTCGAGCACCCGTTCCGGGTGATCAAGCGCCAGTTCGGGCACGTGAAGGTGCGTTACCGCGGGCTGGCCAAGAACACCGCGCAGTTGCATACGCTGTTCGCTCTGTCCAACCTGTGGATGATGCGGCGAACGTTGATGGGAGCGCAGGCATGA
- a CDS encoding 3-hydroxyacyl-CoA dehydrogenase has protein sequence MHIKDKVFIVTGGASGLGEGTARMLAREGAKVVIADMQVEKGEAVAKDIGGAFVKCDVSSEADGQAVVDKATSLGKLAGLVNCAGIAPAEKTVGKNGAHKLDVFTKTIMVNLVGTFNMIRMAAAAMAQNEPESTGERGVLISTASVAAYDGQIGQAAYSASKGGVVGMTLPIARDLSRNGIRNMTIAPGIFGTPMLFTMPQDVQDALAAGVPFPSRLGTPEDYAKLVKHIVENDMLNGEVIRLDGAIRLAPK, from the coding sequence ATGCACATCAAGGACAAGGTATTCATCGTCACCGGCGGCGCTTCGGGCCTGGGCGAAGGCACGGCGCGCATGCTGGCGCGCGAGGGCGCCAAGGTCGTCATCGCCGACATGCAGGTTGAAAAAGGCGAAGCGGTGGCCAAGGACATTGGCGGCGCCTTCGTGAAGTGCGACGTGAGCAGCGAAGCCGACGGCCAGGCCGTGGTGGACAAGGCGACGTCGCTGGGCAAGCTGGCGGGCCTGGTCAACTGCGCCGGCATCGCCCCCGCCGAAAAAACGGTGGGCAAGAACGGCGCGCACAAGCTGGACGTGTTCACCAAGACCATCATGGTCAACCTGGTGGGCACCTTCAACATGATTCGCATGGCCGCCGCCGCCATGGCGCAGAACGAGCCTGAAAGCACCGGCGAGCGCGGGGTGCTGATCAGCACCGCCAGCGTGGCCGCGTACGACGGGCAGATCGGCCAGGCCGCCTACAGCGCCAGCAAGGGCGGCGTGGTGGGCATGACGCTGCCCATCGCGCGCGATTTGTCGCGCAACGGCATTCGCAACATGACCATCGCCCCCGGCATTTTCGGCACGCCGATGCTGTTCACCATGCCGCAAGATGTGCAGGACGCGCTGGCCGCCGGCGTGCCCTTCCCCAGCCGCCTTGGCACGCCGGAAGACTACGCCAAGCTGGTCAAGCACATCGTTGAAAACGACATGCTGAACGGCGAGGTGATCCGCCTGGACGGCGCCATTCGCCTGGCGCCGAAGTAA
- a CDS encoding TfoX/Sxy family protein — MSTRPETRDFLLDQLGDLPGLRTRRMFGEYCVYVDDKPVAFVCDDQLYVKPTPAGQALLPEPVWGKFYDKARPHLLLSADRWDDRDLLRALLMATAEALPRPQPPGARRKAKALPDAPGAASGRRRAAAGAKASAAIKTPQAAKSKAAKVSAAKPPKTVTAGQAAPSTRPRKPAM, encoded by the coding sequence ATGTCCACACGCCCTGAGACGCGGGATTTCCTGCTCGACCAGCTGGGCGACTTGCCCGGTCTGCGCACGCGGCGCATGTTCGGCGAATACTGCGTGTACGTGGACGACAAGCCGGTGGCCTTCGTCTGCGATGACCAGCTGTACGTCAAGCCCACGCCCGCGGGCCAGGCGCTGCTGCCAGAGCCGGTGTGGGGCAAGTTCTACGACAAGGCCAGGCCGCACCTGCTGCTGAGCGCCGACCGCTGGGACGACCGCGACCTGCTGCGCGCCTTGCTGATGGCCACGGCCGAAGCGCTGCCCCGGCCCCAGCCGCCGGGCGCGCGGCGCAAAGCCAAGGCGTTGCCCGATGCACCCGGCGCCGCATCAGGCCGCCGCCGAGCAGCCGCTGGGGCCAAGGCATCGGCAGCCATCAAGACGCCCCAAGCGGCCAAATCCAAAGCGGCCAAGGTTTCTGCGGCCAAGCCGCCAAAGACGGTAACAGCGGGCCAAGCAGCCCCGAGCACCCGCCCGCGCAAGCCGGCGATGTAG
- a CDS encoding gamma-glutamyltransferase family protein: MQPTRLFALSAVALAALLAGCASSGPFNYTAPNLPAQPEGASGWTDKPGWATEKFAVAAANPLATDAGYQVLKAGGSAVDAAIAVQMVLGLVEPQSSGIAGGAFLMLSTGREVEAWDGRETAPAAADEKLFLQADGKPMPFPEAVVGGRSVGVPGAVRMLEAAHKAHGKLAWADLFKPAVDLAERGFQVSPRLNTLLQSEKFLKNDPVAAKYFYDASGQPWPVGHVLKNPEYAEVLRGIAARGSVALLEGPVAQAIVNKVNQHPTNPGKLSMADLAGYQPKRRTALCHDLLSQANQQTYQVCGFPPPSSGAIAVGQILGILGQTPGARLKPDAAGLPTADWLYFYNEAARLAFADRAQYVADPDFVQPPGGSWSTLLAPGYLADRAKLIGAQSMKVGQPGQPGAAKTSYAPMANQIEYGTSHISIVDADGNALAMTTTIEDQFGSRQMVTTNPARSGGFLLNNELTDFSFAPADAQGRPIANRVQPGKRPRSSMSPTLVFEKAADGQRGPLVMSAGSPGGALIIHYTAKTLNGVLNWGMTPQQAIDLPNFGNTNGPTMLEEKKFPPATVEALRVRGAEVREMNMTSGLQAITRTEIHGKKLWLGGADPRREGVVMGD, encoded by the coding sequence ATGCAACCCACACGCCTTTTTGCCCTGAGCGCCGTGGCGCTGGCCGCGCTGTTGGCTGGCTGTGCCAGCAGCGGCCCGTTCAACTACACCGCGCCCAACCTGCCCGCCCAGCCAGAGGGCGCGTCCGGCTGGACGGACAAGCCCGGCTGGGCGACCGAGAAGTTCGCCGTCGCCGCCGCCAACCCCTTGGCCACCGACGCGGGCTACCAGGTGCTGAAGGCAGGCGGCTCGGCCGTGGATGCCGCCATCGCCGTGCAAATGGTGCTGGGCCTGGTCGAGCCGCAATCCAGCGGCATCGCGGGCGGCGCTTTCCTGATGCTGTCCACCGGGCGCGAGGTGGAAGCCTGGGACGGCCGCGAAACCGCGCCCGCCGCTGCGGATGAAAAGCTGTTCCTGCAGGCCGACGGCAAGCCGATGCCCTTCCCCGAAGCCGTGGTGGGCGGCCGCTCGGTGGGCGTGCCCGGCGCCGTGCGCATGCTGGAGGCCGCGCACAAGGCGCACGGCAAACTGGCCTGGGCGGATTTGTTCAAGCCCGCCGTTGACCTGGCCGAGCGCGGCTTTCAAGTCAGCCCGCGCCTGAACACGCTGCTGCAATCCGAAAAATTCCTGAAGAACGACCCCGTTGCCGCCAAGTACTTTTACGACGCCAGCGGCCAGCCCTGGCCGGTGGGCCACGTGCTGAAGAACCCCGAATACGCCGAAGTGCTGCGCGGCATTGCGGCGCGCGGCTCGGTCGCGCTGCTGGAAGGGCCCGTGGCGCAGGCCATCGTCAACAAGGTCAACCAACACCCCACCAACCCCGGCAAGCTCAGCATGGCCGACTTGGCCGGCTACCAGCCCAAGCGCCGCACCGCGCTGTGCCACGATTTGCTGTCGCAGGCCAACCAGCAGACTTACCAGGTTTGTGGCTTTCCGCCGCCTTCTTCCGGCGCGATTGCGGTGGGGCAAATCCTGGGCATCCTGGGGCAAACGCCGGGCGCGCGGCTCAAGCCCGATGCGGCTGGCCTGCCCACCGCCGACTGGCTGTACTTCTACAACGAAGCCGCGCGCCTGGCCTTTGCCGACCGCGCGCAGTACGTGGCCGACCCCGACTTCGTACAGCCGCCCGGCGGCAGCTGGTCCACCCTGCTGGCCCCCGGCTACCTGGCCGACCGCGCCAAGCTGATCGGCGCGCAAAGCATGAAGGTGGGGCAACCCGGCCAGCCCGGCGCGGCGAAAACCAGCTACGCGCCCATGGCCAACCAGATCGAGTACGGCACCAGCCACATCAGCATCGTCGATGCCGACGGTAACGCGCTGGCGATGACGACGACCATCGAAGACCAGTTTGGCTCGCGCCAGATGGTGACCACCAACCCCGCGCGCAGCGGCGGCTTTTTGCTGAACAACGAGCTGACCGATTTCAGCTTCGCCCCCGCCGACGCGCAGGGCCGCCCCATCGCCAACCGGGTGCAGCCGGGCAAGCGCCCCCGCTCGTCCATGTCGCCCACGCTGGTGTTTGAAAAAGCGGCCGACGGCCAGCGCGGCCCGCTGGTGATGAGCGCCGGCAGTCCCGGCGGCGCGCTGATCATTCACTACACCGCCAAGACGCTGAACGGCGTGCTGAACTGGGGCATGACGCCGCAGCAGGCCATCGACCTGCCCAACTTCGGCAACACCAACGGCCCGACGATGCTGGAAGAGAAGAAATTCCCGCCCGCCACCGTCGAAGCCCTGCGCGTGCGCGGCGCCGAAGTGCGCGAGATGAACATGACCAGCGGCCTGCAGGCCATCACCCGCACCGAGATCCACGGCAAGAAACTCTGGCTGGGCGGCGCCGACCCGCGCCGCGAAGGCGTGGTGATGGGCGACTGA